In Lacrimispora indolis DSM 755, a genomic segment contains:
- a CDS encoding class II fructose-bisphosphate aldolase — translation MLVSMKAILDDANKNYYGVMAMNSINIEMARAGIMAAEEEHSPIIVQFGPGQMKNHAHAEEMLPVIRELASRVHVPVALNLDHGSDFYTITDCINRGFTNVMYDGSSLPYEENVKRTAIITALAHGMGCSVEGELGHVGQADHEDDSDTDLYTDPELALDFVEKTGIDALAVAIGTAHGAYPKGKIPKLDFERLHQLKETLNMPLVLHGGSGSGEENLKKAVAGGINKINVCTDAFEAGKTAMLKELEEKPGTDYMHLCMAAEAGIKQFVRDYMKVIGSSGRYIYGEAKQAGNE, via the coding sequence ATGTTAGTATCAATGAAAGCCATCCTAGATGATGCAAATAAAAATTACTACGGGGTTATGGCCATGAACAGCATCAACATTGAGATGGCCAGAGCAGGAATTATGGCGGCGGAAGAGGAGCATTCTCCCATCATCGTGCAGTTTGGACCGGGGCAGATGAAAAACCATGCCCATGCGGAAGAAATGCTTCCCGTGATAAGGGAGCTGGCATCCAGAGTTCATGTGCCTGTCGCCTTAAATCTTGACCATGGATCTGATTTTTACACCATTACGGACTGCATCAACCGGGGCTTTACAAATGTCATGTACGACGGTTCCTCACTGCCTTACGAGGAAAATGTAAAGCGCACGGCAATCATCACCGCTCTTGCCCATGGCATGGGCTGTTCCGTGGAAGGGGAGCTGGGCCATGTGGGCCAGGCAGACCATGAGGATGACTCGGATACGGATTTGTATACAGATCCTGAGCTTGCCCTGGATTTTGTAGAAAAAACAGGCATCGATGCCCTGGCTGTGGCAATCGGTACGGCTCACGGAGCCTATCCGAAAGGAAAGATCCCGAAACTGGATTTTGAACGCCTCCATCAGCTGAAGGAAACTTTAAATATGCCGTTGGTGCTTCACGGCGGCTCCGGTTCAGGGGAAGAGAATTTAAAGAAGGCGGTGGCCGGGGGCATCAACAAGATCAACGTGTGCACCGATGCCTTTGAGGCAGGCAAAACAGCCATGTTAAAAGAGCTTGAAGAGAAACCGGGGACGGATTATATGCATCTTTGCATGGCTGCGGAAGCCGGGATCAAGCAGTTTGTTAGAGACTACATGAAGGTGATCGGTTCCAGCGGCAGATACATATATGGAGAGGCAAAGCAGGCAGGAAATGAATAA
- a CDS encoding BglG family transcription antiterminator: MKEDKNALYNNKILQCLINGETYTILQLADNVGLSEKTVRTRIKQLEEWLEAEGLGKIEKRPGTGIWLELDGRQRKLLEDRLEQGEDPAGDLENRNKQLMGKLLKMKPGEVLTLQQLADSLYLSPPTVSNLLKNVSDWFEKRNIKITAVRNKGVCLIGKEYSFRIAIKDYMLEMLPEVMEALYGTYAPGVDAARIRRMIVEAENAWRIELADHSFKMVWIMACLSVARRGLGDGLLSSSMQEENIQRYNEYSFAESIYQRIGKEYQVDLSEDDTILLAVLLLSAKKLKSFTDVSDEDYAMQYDRNLERFVKLVIETIDSVLDADLSGDKMLYEGLLIHMRSAIFRMKYSTVTGDNISKYVKSEYKQTFLAAWSTSSLFEEYYDVQVTEDELAGIALYIQAAIIRRKKGRPLTALLVSQRGMAACQLSIEMIKYRIPEITDVQAVSRHDFKLSLHPETDIIIDGSGLDLQDSRVVTVGDRISEKEIEVIRRKAAQVSRLRSRPDFQFSSLCHQLFEVDLIMIKPQVKDKDQLITMMVKRLEDKGDVTQNYLESVFDRERATTTSIGRGIAIPHGNMAEVNESRIVVAILDKPVKWHEDMVDTIFLLAIKMTSKFEIKRTKQFYKDFLLLTENDDNMEAMKRLESSLEVYQYFIK, encoded by the coding sequence TTGAAGGAAGATAAGAACGCATTATATAATAACAAAATATTGCAGTGCCTGATAAACGGAGAGACTTATACCATACTGCAGCTTGCCGATAATGTGGGACTATCTGAAAAAACGGTGAGGACCCGTATTAAACAGCTTGAGGAATGGCTGGAGGCGGAAGGGCTTGGGAAAATAGAAAAGAGGCCGGGGACAGGGATATGGCTGGAGCTTGACGGCAGGCAGAGAAAGCTTCTGGAAGACCGTCTGGAACAGGGGGAAGACCCTGCCGGGGATTTGGAGAACCGGAACAAACAGCTTATGGGAAAGCTCCTCAAAATGAAGCCGGGAGAGGTCCTGACCCTGCAGCAGCTGGCAGACAGCCTCTATTTAAGCCCTCCCACCGTCAGCAATCTGCTGAAAAACGTATCGGACTGGTTTGAGAAACGGAATATAAAGATAACAGCCGTAAGAAACAAAGGGGTATGTCTCATTGGGAAAGAGTACAGCTTCCGGATCGCGATTAAGGATTATATGCTGGAAATGCTTCCGGAAGTCATGGAGGCGCTGTATGGCACCTATGCGCCGGGAGTGGATGCGGCCCGTATCCGGCGCATGATCGTGGAGGCGGAAAACGCCTGGAGGATCGAGCTGGCCGACCATTCCTTTAAGATGGTCTGGATCATGGCATGCCTGTCTGTTGCCAGAAGGGGCCTGGGCGACGGGCTCCTTTCCAGCAGCATGCAGGAGGAAAATATCCAGCGTTACAATGAATATTCCTTTGCTGAGTCCATTTACCAGAGGATCGGTAAGGAATACCAGGTGGACTTGTCAGAGGATGACACCATCCTTTTGGCAGTGCTGCTGCTTTCCGCCAAAAAGCTGAAAAGTTTTACGGATGTCAGCGATGAGGATTATGCCATGCAGTATGACAGGAATCTGGAACGCTTTGTAAAGCTGGTGATCGAGACCATTGATTCTGTGCTGGATGCAGACCTTTCCGGGGACAAGATGCTGTATGAAGGCCTGCTGATCCATATGAGGTCGGCCATATTCCGGATGAAGTATTCCACAGTGACAGGAGACAACATAAGCAAATATGTGAAAAGTGAATACAAGCAGACCTTTTTGGCAGCCTGGTCTACCAGCAGCTTATTTGAGGAGTATTATGACGTGCAGGTGACAGAGGATGAGCTTGCCGGGATCGCTCTTTATATCCAGGCCGCCATAATCCGCAGGAAAAAGGGGAGACCTCTGACAGCTTTGCTGGTGAGTCAGAGAGGCATGGCGGCCTGTCAGCTTTCCATTGAAATGATCAAGTACCGCATTCCTGAGATCACCGATGTACAGGCAGTCAGCCGTCATGATTTTAAATTGTCCTTACACCCGGAAACTGATATCATTATCGATGGTTCCGGACTGGATTTACAGGATTCCAGGGTGGTTACAGTGGGAGACCGCATAAGTGAAAAGGAGATCGAGGTCATACGCCGGAAGGCGGCCCAGGTTTCCAGGCTGAGAAGCAGGCCGGATTTCCAGTTCAGCAGCTTATGCCACCAGTTGTTTGAGGTTGACTTGATCATGATTAAGCCTCAGGTGAAGGATAAAGACCAGCTGATCACCATGATGGTGAAGAGGCTGGAAGATAAGGGAGATGTGACTCAGAATTATCTGGAAAGCGTGTTTGACAGGGAAAGAGCCACCACCACAAGCATAGGCAGGGGGATCGCCATTCCTCATGGAAACATGGCGGAGGTGAACGAATCCCGCATTGTGGTGGCTATTTTAGATAAACCGGTCAAGTGGCATGAGGATATGGTGGACACCATATTTCTGCTTGCTATAAAAATGACATCAAAATTTGAGATAAAACGGACAAAGCAGTTTTATAAAGATTTTCTGCTGCTTACAGAGAATGACGACAACATGGAGGCAATGAAACGGCTGGAATCATCTCTGGAGGTCTATCAGTATTTTATCAAGTAA
- a CDS encoding PTS fructose transporter subunit IIC, translating to MAKQKLDIKKHVMTGISYMIPIVVCGGILSALAKGFGGYDIGSAIEAGATPFSNLNPFSWIGFWWGINKLGSIAMDFAVAVMTAGVAYSIAGRPGIVPGIVIGYCSSQSKAGFLGGLLMAFIIGSFVNWMKTWKLPKWCVGLMPVMFIPVVSTLVCGMIFLCVFSIPLAFIMNVFQQWIISLNGGARAVIGGVIGACMGFDMGGPINKTASMAANALGADGINGPMAAKIIGGMTPPIGIFIATLLKKNKFSKVELETAKTALPMGLCFITEGVLPFAAADPARVIPSSMIGSAVAGAIAVGVGCESVAGHGGIFVVPMMKNPLWFLIALVIGSAVTGVIYAVLKRPLDQQVEKEEEEFDIDLDINIQ from the coding sequence ATGGCAAAGCAAAAACTTGATATTAAAAAACATGTTATGACGGGAATTTCCTATATGATTCCCATTGTTGTATGCGGAGGTATTTTAAGCGCACTGGCAAAAGGGTTTGGCGGATATGATATCGGAAGCGCCATAGAAGCAGGGGCAACGCCGTTTTCCAATTTAAATCCCTTTTCCTGGATTGGCTTTTGGTGGGGCATCAATAAGCTGGGATCTATCGCAATGGATTTTGCGGTGGCGGTGATGACGGCAGGAGTGGCCTATTCCATTGCAGGCCGGCCCGGAATCGTGCCCGGCATTGTGATCGGTTACTGCTCGTCCCAATCCAAGGCGGGATTTCTCGGCGGACTTTTGATGGCCTTTATTATCGGCTCCTTTGTAAACTGGATGAAGACCTGGAAGCTTCCCAAGTGGTGTGTAGGATTGATGCCCGTTATGTTCATACCCGTGGTATCGACTCTTGTATGCGGAATGATTTTCCTATGTGTGTTCTCGATCCCTTTGGCATTTATCATGAACGTGTTCCAGCAGTGGATCATTTCTTTAAACGGAGGAGCAAGGGCTGTAATCGGAGGAGTAATCGGTGCCTGTATGGGATTTGATATGGGCGGCCCTATTAACAAAACGGCCTCCATGGCGGCCAATGCCCTGGGAGCTGATGGAATCAATGGTCCTATGGCTGCAAAGATCATCGGAGGTATGACTCCTCCCATCGGAATTTTTATTGCTACATTGTTAAAGAAGAACAAGTTTTCAAAAGTGGAGCTGGAAACTGCTAAAACAGCGCTTCCCATGGGCCTTTGCTTCATTACGGAAGGTGTCCTTCCCTTTGCGGCAGCTGACCCTGCAAGAGTGATCCCCAGCAGTATGATCGGTTCTGCTGTGGCCGGAGCCATTGCGGTAGGCGTGGGCTGTGAATCCGTGGCAGGACATGGAGGTATCTTCGTGGTTCCCATGATGAAAAATCCCCTGTGGTTTTTAATTGCCCTGGTCATCGGCTCTGCGGTAACAGGAGTTATCTATGCAGTCCTTAAACGGCCTTTGGACCAGCAGGTGGAAAAGGAAGAGGAAGAATTTGACATTGATCTGGATATTAATATCCAGTAA
- a CDS encoding PTS fructose transporter subunit IIB has translation MKILAITACTAGIAHTYIAKEKLENAAKELGDHIKVETQGSIGVENELTPQEIKEADVILISADIRVNKERFTGKPVVEIPISMVMKSPKGVISKIHEKMGK, from the coding sequence ATGAAGATTTTAGCTATCACGGCATGTACGGCAGGGATCGCCCATACGTACATTGCCAAGGAAAAGCTGGAAAATGCAGCAAAGGAACTGGGGGATCATATTAAAGTGGAAACCCAGGGCTCCATTGGGGTGGAGAATGAGCTGACGCCCCAGGAAATCAAAGAAGCGGACGTGATCCTGATTTCCGCAGATATCCGGGTGAACAAAGAACGTTTTACAGGGAAGCCGGTAGTGGAGATTCCGATCAGCATGGTAATGAAATCCCCAAAAGGAGTGATCTCAAAGATCCACGAAAAGATGGGGAAGTAG